A genomic segment from Stappia indica encodes:
- the ubiE gene encoding bifunctional demethylmenaquinone methyltransferase/2-methoxy-6-polyprenyl-1,4-benzoquinol methylase UbiE, which translates to MAASMDSDRGRTSGPEMATSFGFRKVASGEKQPLVNEVFHQVADRYDLMNDLMSGGLHRLWKDAMVSSLAPPRADRRAFRVLDVAGGTGDVATRIVERGGKATSAVVCDINGSMLEVGKARAAKAGLGDRLSFVEGNAEDLPFPDRSFDAYTIAFGIRNVPRIDKALSEARRVLKRGGRFMCLEFSQVDVAGLDKVYDLFSFNAIPVMGRMVTGDGEPYRYLVESIRKFPNQERFADMIREAGFSRVSYRNYSGGIACLHSGWAI; encoded by the coding sequence ATGGCGGCCAGCATGGACAGCGACCGGGGACGGACGAGCGGCCCGGAAATGGCGACGAGCTTCGGCTTTCGCAAGGTCGCCAGCGGCGAGAAGCAGCCCCTCGTCAACGAGGTGTTCCATCAGGTCGCGGATCGCTACGACCTCATGAACGACCTGATGTCGGGCGGCCTGCACCGGCTGTGGAAGGACGCGATGGTGTCGTCGCTGGCGCCGCCTCGAGCCGACCGGCGCGCCTTTCGCGTGCTCGACGTGGCCGGCGGCACGGGCGACGTCGCGACGCGCATCGTCGAGCGCGGCGGCAAGGCGACCAGTGCCGTGGTCTGCGATATCAACGGCTCGATGCTGGAGGTCGGCAAGGCGCGCGCCGCCAAGGCGGGGCTCGGCGACCGGCTGAGCTTCGTCGAAGGCAATGCGGAGGACCTGCCCTTCCCCGATCGCTCGTTCGACGCCTATACGATCGCTTTCGGCATCCGCAACGTGCCGCGCATCGACAAGGCCTTGAGCGAGGCGCGGCGCGTGCTCAAGCGCGGCGGGCGCTTCATGTGCCTCGAATTCAGCCAGGTGGATGTCGCCGGCCTCGACAAGGTCTACGATCTCTTCTCCTTCAATGCGATCCCGGTCATGGGGCGGATGGTGACCGGCGACGGCGAGCCTTACCGCTACCTGGTGGAATCGATCCGCAAGTTCCCGAACCAGGAGCGCTTCGCCGACATGATCCGCGAGGCCGGGTTCTCCCGCGTCAGCTATCGGAACTATTCGGGCGGCATCGCCTGCCTGCATTCCGGCTGGGCGATCTGA
- a CDS encoding F0F1 ATP synthase subunit gamma: MPSLKDLRNRIASVKATQKITKAMQMVAAAKLRRAQEAAEAARPYAERMEAVLANLASAFEGRDDAPRLLAGTGKDDVHLLLVATAERGLCGGFNSSIAKLARERAKSLIAQGKTVKIVCVGKKGFDALKRDLGSHIVKTIELRHVKRVAFENAEEIGTLIRGMFDAGEFDVCTLFYARFQSVISQVPTAQQLIPATFGEAAKSAQTDAVYEYEPDEGEILADLLPRNISVQIFRGLLENAASEQGARMSAMDNATRNAGDMINKLTLNYNRQRQAQITKELIEIISGAEAL; this comes from the coding sequence GACGCAGAAGATCACCAAGGCCATGCAGATGGTGGCCGCGGCGAAGCTGCGCCGCGCCCAGGAGGCGGCCGAGGCCGCGCGGCCCTATGCGGAACGCATGGAGGCCGTCCTCGCCAACCTCGCCAGCGCCTTCGAGGGCCGGGACGATGCTCCGCGCCTCCTCGCCGGCACCGGCAAGGATGACGTGCATCTCCTGCTGGTCGCGACCGCGGAGCGCGGCCTGTGCGGCGGCTTCAACTCCTCGATCGCCAAGCTGGCGCGCGAGCGGGCGAAGTCGCTGATCGCGCAGGGCAAGACGGTGAAGATCGTCTGCGTCGGCAAGAAGGGCTTCGATGCCCTGAAGCGTGATCTCGGCTCGCATATCGTCAAGACGATCGAGCTGCGGCACGTCAAGCGCGTCGCGTTCGAGAATGCCGAGGAGATCGGCACTCTGATCCGCGGGATGTTCGACGCGGGCGAGTTCGACGTCTGCACCCTGTTCTATGCGCGGTTCCAGTCGGTGATCAGCCAGGTCCCGACCGCCCAGCAGCTCATTCCGGCGACCTTCGGCGAGGCGGCGAAGTCCGCCCAGACCGACGCGGTCTACGAATACGAGCCGGACGAGGGCGAGATCCTGGCGGATCTGCTGCCGCGCAACATTTCGGTGCAGATCTTCCGCGGGCTTCTGGAAAATGCGGCGTCCGAGCAGGGTGCGCGCATGTCCGCGATGGACAACGCCACGCGCAACGCCGGTGACATGATCAACAAGCTGACGCTCAACTACAACCGTCAGCGGCAGGCTCAGATCACCAAGGAGCTGATCGAAATCATTTCGGGCGCCGAGGCGCTCTGA
- a CDS encoding enoyl-CoA hydratase, with amino-acid sequence MGYENIRVEKRGRVALVTLNRPKALNALNSELIAELNAALALFESDDKIGCVVLTGSEKAFAAGADIKEMSSLSFVEAYKTDFITSWDQVSRFRKPILAAVAGYALGGGCELAMMCDFILAADNAKFGQPEITLGVMPGAGGTQRLTRFVGKSKAMEMCLTGRMMDAAEAERSGLVSRVVPLDELLEEALRVAEKIADFSLPIAMMTKESVNRAYETTLAEGVRFERRVFHSMFATDDQTEGMNAFVEKRAPQFKNT; translated from the coding sequence ATGGGATACGAGAATATTCGGGTCGAGAAGCGCGGGCGGGTCGCCCTCGTCACCTTGAACCGTCCGAAGGCGCTGAACGCCCTCAATTCCGAACTGATCGCCGAGCTCAACGCCGCGCTGGCGCTGTTCGAGAGCGACGACAAAATCGGCTGTGTCGTCCTCACCGGATCGGAAAAGGCCTTTGCGGCCGGCGCCGACATCAAGGAGATGTCTTCGCTCTCCTTCGTCGAGGCCTACAAGACCGACTTCATCACCTCCTGGGACCAGGTTTCGCGCTTCCGCAAGCCGATCCTTGCAGCGGTGGCCGGCTATGCGCTCGGCGGCGGCTGCGAGCTGGCGATGATGTGCGACTTCATCCTGGCGGCCGACAATGCCAAGTTCGGCCAGCCCGAGATCACGCTCGGCGTGATGCCCGGTGCCGGCGGCACCCAGCGCCTGACCCGGTTCGTCGGCAAGTCGAAGGCCATGGAAATGTGCCTGACCGGCCGGATGATGGACGCGGCCGAGGCAGAGCGTTCCGGCCTTGTCAGCCGGGTCGTGCCGCTCGATGAGCTGCTCGAGGAGGCGCTGCGCGTGGCCGAGAAGATCGCCGACTTCTCCCTGCCCATCGCCATGATGACCAAGGAAAGCGTCAACCGCGCCTACGAGACGACCCTTGCCGAGGGCGTGCGGTTCGAACGCCGGGTGTTCCACTCGATGTTCGCCACCGACGACCAGACGGAAGGCATGAATGCCTTCGTCGAAAAGCGCGCGCCGCAGTTCAAGAACACGTAA
- the ubiB gene encoding 2-polyprenylphenol 6-hydroxylase encodes MPIASLFRLARAGFVMAREGVFGVVDLPDLPPAQRLALRAIRLLERRSVRGKAADKRLSDALTRLGPSYVKLGQFLATRPDVVGREIATDLTALQDQIPSFGMEEAKRVIESHFGRPVEQLFASFGEPVAAASIAQVHPAEIEEADGTRRKMAVKVLRPGVAERFRRDLKSYYLMARLMERFHPPSRRLRPVAVVDTLARSVELEMDFRLEAAALSEMAENTRDDPGFRVPEVNWTRTAKAVLTMEWISGRKLSDVAGIEADGHDLPAIGALVIQSFLRHAVRDGFFHADMHQGNLFLDEDGNLVAVDFGITGRLGKAERRFLAEILFGFITRDYRRVAEVHFEAGYVPADQDVDVFAQAIRAIGEPIHGHDASEISMARLLTQLLEVTELFNMRTQTQLIMLQKTMVVVEGVARTLDPHLDMWRTAEPVVRTWIERNLGPAGRLQDAAGGLAALGKLAADLPILAERAGRLSGELETMAEKGLRFDAETAEAIGRAEARHTRSGRIALWVIAALLAIAVFT; translated from the coding sequence ATGCCGATAGCATCCCTCTTCCGGCTGGCGCGCGCCGGCTTCGTCATGGCGCGCGAGGGCGTCTTCGGCGTCGTCGACCTGCCCGACCTGCCGCCGGCCCAGCGGCTCGCCCTGCGTGCGATCCGCCTGCTGGAGCGGCGCTCGGTGCGCGGCAAGGCGGCCGACAAACGCCTGTCCGACGCGCTGACCCGGCTCGGCCCCTCCTATGTGAAACTCGGCCAGTTCCTGGCGACCCGGCCCGATGTCGTCGGCCGCGAGATCGCCACCGACCTCACCGCGCTGCAGGACCAGATCCCCTCCTTCGGCATGGAGGAGGCCAAGCGGGTGATCGAAAGCCATTTCGGCCGGCCGGTCGAGCAGCTGTTCGCAAGTTTCGGCGAGCCGGTGGCGGCCGCATCGATCGCGCAGGTGCATCCCGCGGAGATCGAGGAGGCCGACGGCACGCGCCGCAAGATGGCGGTGAAGGTGCTGCGGCCCGGCGTTGCCGAGCGGTTCCGCCGCGACCTCAAGAGCTACTATCTGATGGCCCGGCTGATGGAGCGGTTCCATCCGCCCTCGCGGCGGCTGCGCCCCGTCGCGGTGGTCGACACGCTGGCCCGCTCGGTCGAGCTGGAGATGGATTTCCGCCTGGAGGCGGCGGCCCTCTCCGAGATGGCGGAGAACACCCGCGACGATCCGGGCTTCCGGGTGCCGGAGGTCAACTGGACGCGCACGGCCAAGGCCGTGCTGACGATGGAGTGGATCTCCGGGCGCAAGCTGTCCGATGTCGCCGGCATCGAGGCGGACGGCCACGACCTGCCGGCCATCGGCGCGCTGGTGATCCAGTCGTTCCTGCGCCACGCGGTGCGGGACGGCTTCTTCCATGCCGACATGCACCAGGGCAACCTGTTCCTCGACGAGGACGGCAACCTGGTCGCCGTCGACTTCGGCATCACCGGCCGGCTCGGCAAGGCAGAGCGGCGGTTCCTCGCCGAAATCCTGTTCGGCTTCATCACCCGCGACTATCGCCGGGTGGCGGAGGTGCATTTCGAGGCCGGCTACGTTCCTGCGGACCAGGATGTCGATGTTTTCGCCCAGGCGATCCGCGCCATCGGCGAGCCGATCCACGGGCATGATGCTTCGGAGATCTCCATGGCGCGGCTGCTGACGCAGCTGCTGGAGGTGACCGAGCTGTTCAACATGCGCACCCAGACCCAGCTGATCATGCTGCAGAAGACCATGGTCGTGGTCGAGGGTGTCGCCCGGACGCTGGATCCGCATCTCGACATGTGGCGGACCGCCGAACCGGTGGTGCGCACCTGGATCGAGCGCAATCTCGGCCCCGCCGGGCGCCTGCAGGATGCCGCCGGCGGCCTTGCCGCCCTCGGCAAGCTTGCCGCCGACCTGCCGATTCTCGCCGAACGCGCCGGCCGGCTGTCCGGCGAACTGGAGACGATGGCGGAAAAGGGCCTGCGATTCGACGCGGAAACCGCGGAGGCCATCGGCCGCGCGGAGGCCCGGCACACCCGCTCGGGCCGTATCGCGCTGTGGGTCATCGCCGCGCTGCTCGCCATCGCCGTCTTCACCTGA
- the dnaN gene encoding DNA polymerase III subunit beta, which translates to MKVTLERTDLLKSLTHVHRVVERRNTIPILSNVLLRADGGQLLLKATDLDLEISEKVAALVEQPGATTVPAHMIYDIVRKLPEGAQVALETSSDNATLEIRAGRSRFALQMLPETDFPDITAGEFTHRFTLPSRDLRSLIDATQFAISTEETRYYLNGIYMHSVATDGGDRLRAVATDGHRLARAEIPAPNGSVGMPGIIVPRKTVGEIQKLLEAPDAEAAIEISETKIRITTGDVILTSKLIDGTFPDYGRVIPQNNDKEMLVERDEFKAAVDRVSTISSERGRAVKLAISEGRMILTVVNPDSGSATEELAIDYDSDPLEIGFNSRYLLEITSQLRGDTACFRLADAGAPTLIQDKGVEDALYVLMPMRV; encoded by the coding sequence ATGAAAGTGACCCTCGAGCGGACCGATCTTCTGAAGTCCCTGACCCATGTTCATCGTGTCGTCGAGCGCCGAAACACCATCCCGATCCTGTCGAACGTGTTGCTGCGCGCCGACGGCGGCCAACTGCTGCTGAAGGCGACCGACCTCGATCTGGAAATCTCGGAGAAGGTCGCGGCGCTGGTCGAACAGCCCGGCGCGACCACCGTTCCGGCGCACATGATCTACGACATCGTCCGCAAGCTGCCCGAGGGCGCGCAGGTGGCGCTGGAGACCTCGTCGGACAATGCGACGCTGGAGATCCGGGCCGGCCGCTCGCGCTTTGCGCTGCAGATGCTGCCCGAGACCGACTTCCCGGACATCACGGCCGGTGAGTTCACACACCGCTTCACGCTACCCTCACGCGATCTGCGCTCGCTGATCGATGCCACCCAGTTCGCAATCTCCACCGAGGAGACCCGCTACTACCTGAACGGCATCTACATGCATTCGGTGGCGACCGACGGCGGCGACCGGCTGCGCGCGGTGGCGACCGACGGTCACCGGCTGGCGCGCGCCGAAATCCCGGCGCCGAACGGCTCCGTCGGGATGCCGGGCATCATCGTGCCGCGCAAGACGGTCGGCGAGATCCAGAAGCTGCTGGAAGCGCCGGACGCGGAGGCGGCCATCGAGATCTCCGAGACGAAGATCCGCATCACCACCGGCGATGTGATCCTGACCTCGAAGCTGATCGACGGCACCTTCCCGGACTACGGCCGGGTGATCCCGCAGAACAACGACAAGGAAATGCTGGTCGAGCGCGACGAGTTCAAGGCCGCCGTCGACCGCGTGTCCACCATCTCCTCCGAGCGCGGTCGCGCCGTGAAGCTGGCGATCTCCGAAGGCCGTATGATCCTGACGGTGGTCAATCCGGACAGCGGTTCGGCGACCGAGGAACTGGCCATCGACTACGACAGCGATCCGCTGGAGATCGGCTTCAACTCCCGCTATCTGCTGGAGATCACCAGCCAGCTGCGTGGCGATACCGCCTGCTTCCGCCTGGCCGATGCCGGCGCGCCGACGCTGATCCAGGACAAGGGCGTGGAAGACGCGCTCTATGTCCTGATGCCGATGCGCGTCTAG
- the rpsT gene encoding 30S ribosomal protein S20 → MANTPSAKKAARKIERRTAINKARRSRVRTQLRKVEEAIASGDKAAATDALKVAQPELMRAVTKGVYHRNTASRKISRLSSRIKVLGA, encoded by the coding sequence ATGGCCAACACCCCTTCGGCCAAGAAGGCGGCGCGCAAGATCGAGCGTCGCACGGCCATCAACAAGGCCCGCCGCAGCCGGGTGCGCACTCAGCTGCGCAAGGTTGAGGAGGCGATCGCCTCCGGCGACAAGGCGGCAGCGACGGACGCCCTCAAGGTAGCCCAGCCCGAACTCATGCGGGCGGTCACCAAGGGTGTCTACCACCGCAACACGGCGTCGCGGAAGATCTCCCGCCTGAGCTCCCGCATCAAGGTGCTGGGCGCCTGA
- the dnaA gene encoding chromosomal replication initiator protein DnaA — MNLQELPASETAGIDHWTRVKKRLRAELGEDVFTSWFARVDLEDHSDGTVRLSVPTRFLKQWIQSHYRERLMGLWKHECDDVHRIELTVRGAVRARPVVGGVARPVPAAPRTAQQIKLVENSASARAETVSSGVARPAAATPREGSDGLEGASLDPKYTFESFVEGESNALALAAARQVATAAAVTFNPLYIHASVGLGKTHLMQAVASAAQASGRRVLYLTAEHFMYRFVAALKAQSALAFKDTLRAIDLLLIDDMQFLHGKQVQQEFCHTLNALIDGARQVVVAADRPPADLETLDDRMRSRLAGGLVVSISEPDFGLRRAILTNRIDCVRRSHATFAVPEAVLDYVARHVGNSGRDLEGALNRLIAHNQLTNQPVTQEMAEATLRDLVRNTEPRRVKIEDIQRIVSKHYNVSKADLLSARRTRTIVRPRQIAMYLAKALTPRSLPEIGRRFGNRDHTTVLHAVRKIEDLARSDTALAQELDLLKRMLDA; from the coding sequence ATGAACTTGCAGGAACTGCCGGCATCCGAGACCGCAGGAATTGACCATTGGACGCGCGTCAAGAAGCGCCTGCGGGCCGAGCTTGGCGAGGACGTCTTCACCAGCTGGTTTGCGCGTGTCGATCTGGAGGATCACTCCGACGGCACCGTGCGGCTCTCCGTGCCCACCCGGTTCCTCAAGCAGTGGATCCAGTCCCACTACCGAGAGCGCCTGATGGGCCTTTGGAAGCACGAGTGCGACGACGTCCATCGCATCGAGCTGACCGTGCGCGGCGCGGTGCGTGCCCGCCCCGTCGTCGGCGGCGTCGCGCGTCCCGTACCGGCGGCCCCGCGGACTGCCCAGCAGATCAAGCTCGTCGAAAACTCCGCTTCAGCCAGGGCCGAGACCGTCTCGTCCGGCGTGGCGCGGCCTGCGGCTGCGACCCCGCGCGAGGGCTCCGATGGCCTGGAAGGGGCTTCGCTCGATCCGAAATACACGTTCGAGTCCTTCGTTGAGGGCGAGTCCAACGCGCTGGCGCTGGCCGCCGCGCGTCAGGTCGCGACCGCTGCGGCGGTGACCTTCAACCCGCTCTACATCCATGCCTCGGTCGGCCTCGGCAAGACCCACCTGATGCAGGCTGTCGCCTCGGCGGCGCAGGCCTCTGGCCGCCGCGTGCTCTATCTCACGGCCGAGCATTTCATGTACCGCTTCGTCGCGGCGCTGAAGGCCCAGTCCGCCCTTGCCTTCAAGGACACGCTGCGCGCCATCGACCTGCTGCTGATCGACGACATGCAGTTCCTGCACGGCAAGCAGGTTCAGCAGGAGTTCTGCCACACGCTCAACGCCCTGATCGACGGTGCCCGCCAGGTGGTGGTCGCTGCCGACCGTCCGCCCGCGGACCTTGAGACGCTCGACGACCGCATGCGCTCGCGTCTGGCCGGCGGCCTCGTCGTCTCGATCTCCGAGCCCGATTTCGGCCTGCGCCGCGCCATTTTGACCAACCGCATCGATTGCGTGCGCCGTTCGCATGCCACCTTCGCCGTGCCGGAGGCCGTGCTCGACTACGTCGCCCGCCATGTCGGCAATTCGGGCCGCGACCTCGAGGGCGCGCTGAACCGCCTGATCGCCCACAACCAGCTCACCAACCAGCCGGTGACGCAGGAAATGGCCGAGGCGACCTTGCGCGACCTGGTGCGCAATACAGAGCCGCGCCGGGTCAAGATCGAGGACATCCAGCGCATCGTCTCCAAGCACTACAACGTGTCCAAGGCCGACCTCCTGTCGGCCCGCCGCACCCGCACCATCGTGCGTCCGCGGCAGATCGCCATGTATCTTGCCAAGGCCCTGACCCCGCGCTCGCTGCCCGAGATCGGCCGCCGCTTCGGCAACCGCGACCACACAACCGTGCTCCACGCAGTTCGCAAGATCGAGGACCTCGCGCGATCCGACACCGCGCTCGCGCAGGAGCTCGACCTCCTGAAGCGGATGCTGGACGCCTGA
- the mutM gene encoding bifunctional DNA-formamidopyrimidine glycosylase/DNA-(apurinic or apyrimidinic site) lyase, with amino-acid sequence MPELPEVETVRRGLSPVFDGAMIRKVTLNRGDLRFPLPADFRDRLGGQRMIALGRRAKYLLGDLEDGTVLVMHLGMSGSFRIEEVGEARQQPVAAEAFHYPRSVDRAHDHVIFHLEHEGAERLRIVYNDPRRFGFMSLVARAEIEHHPWFAALGPEPTGNALDADHLARVAAGRATPLKALLLDQRAIAGLGNIYVCEALHRAKLSPLRSAGTLATATGAPTAGAKRLVAAIREVIAEAIVAGGSTLRDHRQADGELGYFQHSFAVYGREGEPCPRAGCGGTVERIVQSGRSTFHCPRCQR; translated from the coding sequence ATGCCGGAATTGCCCGAAGTCGAGACGGTCCGCCGCGGCCTTTCCCCTGTCTTCGACGGTGCGATGATCCGCAAGGTCACGCTCAACCGGGGCGACCTGCGCTTCCCCCTGCCGGCCGACTTTCGCGACCGGCTCGGCGGGCAGCGGATGATCGCGCTCGGCCGGCGGGCCAAGTATCTGCTGGGCGATCTGGAGGACGGCACCGTCCTCGTCATGCATCTGGGCATGTCCGGCTCCTTCCGCATCGAGGAGGTGGGGGAGGCGCGCCAGCAGCCCGTTGCGGCCGAGGCGTTCCATTATCCGCGCTCGGTCGACCGGGCGCATGATCATGTCATCTTCCATCTTGAGCATGAGGGCGCGGAGCGCCTGCGCATCGTCTACAACGATCCGCGGCGGTTCGGCTTCATGAGCCTCGTCGCCCGTGCCGAGATCGAGCACCATCCCTGGTTCGCGGCGCTCGGCCCCGAGCCGACCGGAAACGCGCTGGATGCCGACCATCTGGCAAGGGTTGCGGCAGGCCGGGCAACGCCGCTCAAGGCGCTGCTGCTCGACCAGCGCGCCATTGCCGGGCTCGGCAACATTTATGTCTGCGAGGCGCTGCACCGGGCAAAGCTCAGCCCGCTGCGCAGCGCCGGCACGCTCGCCACGGCGACCGGTGCGCCGACGGCCGGGGCAAAGCGCCTGGTCGCCGCCATTCGCGAGGTCATCGCCGAGGCCATCGTCGCCGGCGGCTCCACCTTGCGCGACCATCGCCAGGCCGACGGCGAGCTCGGTTATTTTCAGCATTCCTTCGCCGTTTACGGGCGGGAGGGCGAGCCGTGCCCGCGCGCCGGGTGCGGCGGCACGGTCGAGCGTATCGTGCAGTCGGGCCGTTCGACTTTCCATTGCCCCCGCTGTCAGCGGTAG
- the atpD gene encoding F0F1 ATP synthase subunit beta, translated as MADKAVGRITQVIGAVVDVQFDDHLPAILNALETDNNGNRLVLEVAQHLGENTVRTIAMDATEGLVRGQKVVDMDEPISVPVGAGTLGRIMNVIGEPVDEAGPIVHETKRGIHQEAPSFTEQSTEAEILVTGIKVVDLLAPYAKGGKIGLFGGAGVGKTVLIMELINNIAKAHGGYSVFAGVGERTREGNDLYWEMIESNVNRDPKEHGGSTEGSKCALVYGQMNEPPGARARVALTGLTVAEHFRDEGQDVLFFVDNIFRFTQAGSEVSALLGRIPSAVGYQPTLGTDMGAMQERITTTTKGSITSVQAVYVPADDLTDPAPASTFAHLDATTVLNRSIAEKGIYPAVDPLDSTSRILDPRIIGDEHYETARAVQATLQRYKALQDIIAILGMDELSEEDKLTVARARKIERFLSQPFFVAEIFTGSPGKLVALEDTIKGFQGLVNGDYDHLPEAAFYMVGSIDEAVEKAQRLAAEAA; from the coding sequence ATGGCTGACAAAGCAGTCGGGCGGATCACTCAGGTCATCGGCGCCGTCGTCGACGTTCAGTTCGACGATCACCTGCCGGCGATTCTGAACGCCCTTGAAACCGACAACAACGGCAACCGTCTGGTTCTCGAGGTTGCCCAGCACCTCGGCGAGAACACCGTTCGCACCATCGCCATGGATGCGACCGAGGGTCTCGTTCGCGGCCAGAAGGTCGTCGACATGGACGAGCCGATCTCGGTTCCCGTCGGTGCCGGCACGCTCGGCCGCATCATGAACGTCATCGGCGAGCCGGTCGACGAGGCTGGCCCGATCGTTCATGAGACGAAGCGCGGCATCCACCAGGAAGCCCCGAGCTTCACCGAGCAGTCCACCGAGGCCGAGATCCTCGTGACGGGCATCAAGGTCGTGGACCTGCTGGCTCCCTACGCGAAGGGCGGCAAGATCGGCCTGTTCGGCGGCGCCGGCGTCGGCAAGACCGTGCTGATCATGGAGCTGATCAACAACATCGCCAAGGCGCACGGCGGCTACTCCGTCTTCGCCGGCGTTGGTGAGCGTACCCGTGAGGGCAACGATCTCTACTGGGAGATGATCGAGTCCAACGTGAACCGCGATCCCAAGGAGCACGGCGGTTCGACCGAGGGTTCCAAGTGCGCGCTGGTCTACGGCCAGATGAACGAGCCCCCCGGAGCCCGTGCCCGCGTGGCGCTGACCGGCCTCACCGTCGCCGAGCATTTCCGTGACGAAGGCCAGGACGTGCTGTTCTTCGTCGACAATATCTTCCGCTTCACGCAGGCGGGTTCGGAAGTGTCGGCGCTGCTCGGCCGTATTCCTTCGGCCGTGGGCTACCAGCCGACGCTCGGCACCGACATGGGTGCGATGCAGGAACGCATCACCACCACGACCAAGGGGTCGATCACCTCGGTGCAGGCCGTGTACGTGCCGGCCGACGACCTTACCGATCCGGCGCCGGCCTCAACCTTCGCCCACCTCGACGCGACGACGGTGCTCAACCGCTCGATCGCCGAGAAGGGCATCTACCCGGCCGTGGATCCGCTCGACTCGACCTCGCGTATCCTTGATCCGCGCATCATCGGCGACGAGCATTACGAGACGGCTCGTGCCGTGCAGGCGACCCTGCAGCGCTACAAGGCGCTCCAGGACATCATCGCCATTCTCGGCATGGACGAGCTCTCGGAAGAGGACAAGCTCACCGTGGCGCGCGCCCGCAAGATCGAGCGCTTCCTGTCGCAGCCGTTCTTCGTCGCCGAGATCTTCACCGGCTCGCCGGGCAAGCTCGTCGCGCTCGAGGACACCATCAAGGGCTTCCAGGGCCTGGTGAACGGCGACTACGACCACCTGCCCGAGGCCGCGTTCTACATGGTCGGCTCGATCGACGAGGCGGTCGAGAAGGCGCAGCGCCTGGCCGCCGAAGCGGCCTAA
- a CDS encoding alpha-ketoglutarate-dependent dioxygenase AlkB family protein: MQDDQSQDTESRPAAAPAGFRLLPGRLGREAQQALLDEIRAVVAAAPLFTPVMPRTGTPFSVRMTNCGPLGWVSDRAGYRYQPLHPVTGEPWPAMPQQLLDLWRELAPDAPPPEACLVNFYGPKARMGLHQDKDEATFEAPVVSVSLGATALFRLGGRSRKEPTRSFRLASGDVLVLGGEARLAHHGVDRLLPGTSTLVRDDGRINLTLRRVTPG; the protein is encoded by the coding sequence ATGCAGGACGATCAGTCACAGGACACCGAGAGCAGGCCGGCGGCGGCACCGGCGGGGTTCCGCCTGCTGCCGGGACGGCTCGGCCGCGAGGCGCAGCAGGCGCTGCTCGACGAGATTCGCGCCGTCGTGGCGGCCGCACCCCTCTTCACGCCGGTCATGCCGCGCACGGGCACGCCCTTCTCGGTGCGTATGACCAATTGCGGCCCCCTCGGCTGGGTCTCGGACAGGGCCGGCTATCGCTATCAGCCCCTGCATCCGGTGACGGGAGAGCCTTGGCCGGCGATGCCGCAGCAGCTTTTGGATCTCTGGCGCGAGCTCGCTCCGGATGCGCCGCCGCCGGAGGCATGTCTCGTCAACTTCTACGGACCGAAGGCGCGCATGGGCCTGCATCAGGACAAGGACGAGGCGACGTTCGAGGCGCCAGTGGTGTCCGTCTCGCTGGGGGCGACGGCGCTTTTCCGCCTCGGCGGCAGGAGCCGGAAGGAGCCGACCCGCTCCTTTCGCCTTGCCTCGGGCGATGTGCTGGTGCTGGGCGGCGAGGCGCGCCTTGCCCATCACGGGGTCGACCGGCTGCTGCCCGGCACGTCGACCCTCGTGCGCGACGACGGGCGCATCAACCTGACCCTGAGGCGGGTGACGCCAGGCTGA
- a CDS encoding F0F1 ATP synthase subunit epsilon, whose translation MAGAFQFELVSPERLLLSEEVTMVVVPGSEGEFGVMAGHAPMMSTLRPGLLRVSREAGADQVYFVRGGFAEAGPKGLTVLAEHATSLNDLKAEDIAGQIKDAEEDLSDASDDEGRARAAATLSHLREVQAALKAA comes from the coding sequence ATGGCGGGAGCATTCCAGTTCGAGCTCGTTTCCCCGGAGCGGCTTCTTCTCTCGGAAGAAGTCACGATGGTGGTGGTGCCGGGCTCCGAGGGCGAGTTCGGCGTCATGGCCGGACATGCCCCGATGATGTCGACCCTGCGTCCGGGCCTTCTGCGCGTGTCGCGTGAGGCCGGTGCGGATCAGGTCTACTTCGTCCGTGGCGGCTTTGCCGAGGCGGGGCCGAAGGGCCTGACGGTGCTGGCCGAGCACGCGACGTCGCTGAACGATCTCAAGGCGGAAGACATCGCCGGCCAGATCAAGGATGCGGAAGAAGACCTTTCGGACGCGTCCGACGACGAGGGGCGCGCACGGGCAGCGGCAACGCTGTCCCACCTGCGCGAGGTCCAGGCCGCCCTCAAGGCGGCGTGA